The following are encoded in a window of Castanea sativa cultivar Marrone di Chiusa Pesio chromosome 5, ASM4071231v1 genomic DNA:
- the LOC142635566 gene encoding nuclear pore complex protein NUP98A-like → MTVVDKLAPVRISSLLTSRHLSQRRIRLPARKYHTKNDGPKVPFFSDDEETPSSTPKADALFIPRENPRSLVIRPIEQWPMRASVERASPLKESTSVHENEKVSEEAGTPFQGGSISEDKDKSSVENGFAKEQVHNLKVNQKPNGVHE, encoded by the exons ATGACT GTTGTTGATAAACTTGCTCCTGTTCGAATATCATCCTTATTAACTTCTCGACACCTGTCACAAAGGCGGATTAGGTTGCCTGCAAGGAAATATCACACTAAGAATGATGGGCCGAAG GTTCCATTCTTTAGCGATGATGAAGAAACACCCAGCAGCACACCAAAGGCAGATGCTCTTTTCATTCCTAGGGAAAATCCAAGATCACTGGTCATTCGTCCCATAGAGCAGTGGCCTATGAGAGCTAGTGTTGAGAGAGCATCTCCATTGAAGGAATCCACTTCGGTGCATGAGAATG AGAAAGTTTCTGAAGAGGCAGGTACTCCTTTTCAAGGTGGCTCCATCTCTGAGGATAAGGATA AGAGTTCAGTTGAAAATGGTTTTGCCAAGGAACAGGTTCATAATCTCAAAGTCAATCAGAAACCAAATGGGGTTCATGaatga